One Labrus mixtus chromosome 22, fLabMix1.1, whole genome shotgun sequence genomic window carries:
- the LOC132956239 gene encoding uncharacterized protein LOC132956239, whose translation MRKKILKAPCLLLSVFTSLNLCSGKFGTPITDDVRNLSLLKQNIPSDYEIPVSYIPKEVAGTCWVVLNIYPLEQSLRKLATMFGAISSNKENIIVFIAMLKSLRFTFDHEELETAMQVFQCHYQEGSLMSGLYFDYIKDVLTTASQGTSSFSCKPPPCVNPNQTPGGQKEGRDYSRWKRTPLLLALIPFTACVVMLVWLVKSGRHNPTCRTENSQMAPSDMIPSVSVSIPLQTLTHAADSLPAGEVIPEHESG comes from the exons ATCTTGAAAGCACCTTGTCTCCTCTTGAGTGTGTTCACAAGTTTGAATCTGTGCTCCGGAAAGTTTGGGACACCGATAACTGATGATGTGAGAAACCTGTCACTATTG AAGCAGAATATCCCTTCTGATTATGAGATTCCTGTTAGCTACATCCCCAAAGAAGTG GCTGGCACGTGCTGGGTGGTGTTAAATATCTATCCTTTGGAGCAAAGTCTTCGGAAGCTGGCGACCATGTTTGGTGCCATCTCCtccaacaaagaaaacatcattgtttttattgcaaTGCTGAAGAGTTTACGCTTCACTTTTGACCATGAGGAACTG GAAACAGCGATGCAAGTCTTCCAGTGTCACTACCAAGAAGGGAGCTTAATGTCTGGGCTTTACTTTGACTACATCAAAGACGTTTTAACCACCGCCTCTCAAGGAACATCTAGCTTCTCCTGCAAGCCGCCACCGTGCGTTAATCCAAACCAAACGCCAG GCGGTCAGAAGGAGGGTCGTGATTATAGCCGGTGGAAGAGAACTCCTTTGCTTTTGGCTCTCATCCCCTTCACAGCTTGTGTCGTCATGTTAGTGTGGCTG GTCAAATCTGGAAGACATAATCCAACATGCCGCACTGAAAATAGCCAAATGGCACCTTCTGACATGATCCCAAGTGTGTCTGTCTCCATCCCACTTCAAACACTCACCCACGCTGCTGACTCTCTGCCAGCGGGGGAGGTGATCCCAGAACACGAGAGTGGATGA